Proteins found in one Fusarium oxysporum Fo47 chromosome V, complete sequence genomic segment:
- a CDS encoding Cullin binding-domain-containing protein, whose amino-acid sequence MPPPSAAQQKVLIAQFVALTGQSERQATRYLKNAGFKLNEAVDTFFSSNGDNKGPSPLETSLDKLFSQLQDSSDEKDKLELDSTMSYLTEKLQVNIENAELLVALELLQAPSVGVITRKGYVDGWKVTGAGTTHQEHAAHLRKLTKSLSSDPTLFKKVYRHTFVAGRDGDQKALNLETALVYWDILFAPPGMEWKTPNRNWLELWKSFLNAKWTRSVNKDMWNMTLEFALKSLSDESLSFWNEDGAWPSVIDDFVDWCREQGIGKTDGMDVDN is encoded by the exons ATGCCTCCACCATCTGCTGCCCAGCAGAAGGTTCTCATCGCCCAGTTCGTAGCTCTTACTGGTCAATCAGAGCGACAGGCTACCCGT TACCTCAAGAATGCCGGTTTCAAGCTCAACGAAGCTGTCGATAC GTTCTTTTCATCCAATGGAGACAATAAGGGCCCGTCGCCTCTAGAGACATCGCTAGACAAGCTATTCTCTCAACTGCAGG ACTCTAGCGATGAAAAAGACAAACTCGAGCTCGACTCCACAATGTCATACCTCACTGAGAAGCTACAAGTCAACATCGAAAATGCCGAGCTACTTGTCGCGCTTGAACTTCTCCAGGCTCCCTCTGTGGGCGTCATTACCAGAAAAGGTTACGTTGATGGCTGGAAAGTGACTGG AGCTGGAACGACACATCAAGAGCATGCCGCCCATCTCCGAAAACTGACCAAATCCCTCTCTTCTGACCCGACGCTATTCAAGAAGGTTTATAGGCATACCTTTGTTGCTGGTCGAGACGGCGACCAGAAAGCACTGAACCTTGAGACTGCGCTCGTTTACTGGGACATCCTGTTTGCCCCTCCGGGAATGGAGTGGAAGACACCAAACCGCAATTGGTTGGAACTGTGGAAGTCCTTCCTCAATGCCAAATGGACTCGTTCGGTCAACAAGGACATGTGGAACATGACACTCGAGTTCGCTCTCAAGTCTTTATCTGACGAGTCGCTATCATTTTGGAACGAGGATGGCGCGTGGCCAAGTGTGATTGACGACTTTGTGGATTGGTGTCGTGAGCAGGGCATTGGTAAGACCGATGGCATGGACGTTGACAACTAG
- a CDS encoding SNF2 family N-terminal domain-containing protein has translation MTLSYQENHPDDHIDPEPPTKRRRFFADPDELSSDPVSHDQSPLPQPKRFFKDEGDIEEEDEYKDNLDEIHDDDLPVTSPSRPPALQQESSVSFDQEAFEAFVGDKVSIDVLSAIRDHCGNDLERAINIYFDGTYKKFVKKPSWKAPLRPASTASSSRSPSVPNERKPNIKTSQRMPKQRYIGAFGVEGWATRSGVNVLKHGDIVKIERQKLQPPQSVRGKGKAGPVTPSRGFAAAAARRVDVIVRFTTQNGSEVGRLAKETANWVSALIDEKVCKFEGTVVYAPERLRTNDTVFLQLRCSLLDSAFFSRSFKLADDRSAAFFEQNETNDEKTLRLRQVALVKLFQEINLQPTMSNSAATDGRKGLLRAAEQDEQKQKEAKKSNGNTNGNGKEAGSSQASETEEGEELEQDQLDALYKKAQSFDFSTPEAEPADTFAMTLRSYQKQALHWMMAKEKDEKSNREPSMHPLWEEYDWPLKDVDDKNVPQVEGQPKFYVNPYSGDLSLDFPVQEQHCLGGILADEMGLGKTIQMLSLVHTHRSEIALQARRAAVELSSVNQLTRLGKNSESVLDAPCTTLVVAPMSLLSQWQSEAVKASKDGTMKIELYYGNEKSSNLQALCCASNASNAPGLVITSYGVVLSEFSSIAARNGDKSFHNGLFSLKFFRIIIDEAHHIKNRSSKTAKACYEISAYHRWALTGTPIVNKLEDLFSLVRFLGVEPWNNFSFWRTFITVPFESGDFMRALDVVQTVLEPLVLRRTKDMKTPDGKPLVLLPPKQVEIVDVELSETERDVYSYIFNKAKRTFSQNVEAGTVMKAFTTIFAQILRLRQSCCHPILVRNRDIVADEEEAGAAADAAAGLADDMDLESLIASFTAETDEASKETNQTFGAHALEQIRDEAENECPLCFEEPMNDQTVTGCWHSACKKCLLDYIKHQTGKGEVPRCFSCREPINKRDLFEVVRHDDDPDMMMSKNPKISLQRVGVNASSAKVVALMSELRSLRREHPKMKSVVFSQFTSFLSLIEPALTRANIKFLRLDGSMAQKARAAVLNEFTERKGFTILLLSLRAGGVGLNLTSAGRVFMMDPWWSFAVEAQAIDRVHRMGQESEVQVKRFVVKESVEERMLKVQERKKFIASSLGMMSDEEKKLQPFFEHIYNLDNPSLRSGEVVEGQSNGVAAAHDSISQKDPEIKQEFEDELEETQVGEIETDTKSVPKDNLKDPDDDYDSDDEHHLCSILLYFISKTLLNHLRDEPEDIPMDRFAEQFFGRQDQSSRSRPPEDPSFMETFAKNLAKSAAKSAARKAMGQSSSEKRTRDGTRSGNQINPEDFRGVAEFVLGMLGGKNEQPRRDDDRKKDKKRKRDKDKERSREAPRSRDVEDGGDKYGSDKERRKRRRHRVTFAEPYYESPRPEGTYYAQPYEPRRDDDKEERRRRRRQRRYKRDLDLKTLKTELEAMSSTIISLNARGAKHRDYIFSFAMPSISLTHNSTILNHLAPYITTETHTTKPTTQSYDHAHDFKPLPSRALHKLHRRDTAPEIIGIVVGLTLLAAIIGVGLFVWNWNIFRQLKDISTQVSKMTLNMSSLSLVNFITAMESVTTLTADITGFTTDIDIIVQALEDRSRYFRCPIPVIYIHFTHRMRWMHLRYMMD, from the exons ATGACACTTTCTTACCAAGAAAATCACCCAGATGATCATATAGATCCAGAACCTCCCacgaaaagaagaaggttttTTGCAGACCCAGACGAACTTTCTTCAGACCCTGTCTCTCATGACCAGTCCCCACTACCGCAGCCGAAACGGTTCTTTAAAGATGAAGGCGatatcgaggaagaagatgaataCAAAGATAATTTAGACGAAATACACGACGATGATCTCCCTGTAACATCTCCGTCACGGCCACCGGCGCTCCAACAGGAGTCGTCTGTCTCCTTTGATCAAGAGGCATTCGAAGCTTTCGTCGGGGACAAGGTCTCTATTGACGTTCTCTCGGCCATAAGAGACCACTGCGGAAACGATCTCGAACGAGCGATTAATATATACTTTGATGGAACATACAAGAAATTTGTTaagaagccatcatggaAAGCACCCTTAAGGCCTGCCTCTACCGCCAGCTCCAGTCGGTCGCCCAGCGTCCCCAACGAACGCAAGCCAAATATCAAGACAAGCCAAAGAATGCCAAAACAACGATATATAGGAGCgtttggtgttgaaggaTGGGCTACACGAAGCGGAGTTAACGTGTTGAAGCACGGCGACATCGTGAAAATCGAGCGACAAAAATTACAGCCACCCCAATCTGTCagagggaagggaaaggcCGGACCAGTTACACCTTCGCGAGGATTTGCCGCCGCGGCCGCGAGGCGAGTCGATGTTATCGTGCGCTTCACCACTCAAAATGGATCAGAAGTTGGACGGCTAGCGAAGGAGACAGCAAATTGGGTTTCAGCTCTGATCGACGAAAAGGTGTGCAAATTCGAAGGAACTGTGGTCTACGCCCCTGAGAGACTCCGAACGAACGACACGGTTTTCTTACAATTGCGATGCTCACTACTCGACTCTGCCTTCTTCAGCCGCTCATTCAAACTTGCTGACGACCGATCGGCTGCTTTCTTCGAACAAAACGAGACGAACGATGAGAAAACACTTCGACTACGACAAGTCGCACTGGTCAAATTATTTCAAGAGATCAATTTACAGCCCACTATGTCGAATTCTGCTGCCACAGATGGCCGTAAGGGGCTACTCCGAGCTGCTGAGCAGGACGAACAGAAGCAAAAGGAGGCTAAGAAGTCAAATGGGAATACAAATGGAAACGGTAAGGAAGCCGGCTCATCCCAGGCGTCCGAGACCGAGGAAGGAGAAGAGCTGGAACAGGATCAGCTTGATGCGCTGTACAAGAAGGCACAGTCCTTCGATTTTAGCACTCCTGAAGCGGAGCCAGCAGATACCTTTGCTATGACACTGCGATCATATCAGAAACAAGCGCTACACTGGATGATGGCAAAAGAGAAGGACGAGAAAAGCAACCGGGAGCCATCCATGCACCCTCTTTGGGAGGAGTACGATTGGCCATTGAAAGATGTCGATGATAAAAACGTACCTCAGGTTGAGGGACAGCCGAAGTTCTACGTCAATCCGTATTCTGGCGACTTGTCCCTTGACTTCCCAGTTCAAGAACAACATTGTCTGGGTGGTATTCTTGCCGATGAAATGGGTCTCGGCAAGACTATCCAAATGCTAAGCTTGGTGCACACGCACAGATCCGAGATCGCGCTTCAAGCTCGCCGAGCAGCTGTTGAGCTCTCGAGCGTGAATCAGCTTACCAGACTGGGCAAGAACTCAGAATCGGTGCTTGATGCGCCATGCACAACGTTGGTGGTTGCACCCATGTCGCTACTGTCGCAATGGCAAAGTGAAGCGGTGAAGGCTTCCAAGGATGGAACAATGAAGATTGAGTTATACTACGGCAACGAGAAGTCAAGCAATCTGCAGGCACTCTGCTGTGCTTCCAACGCGTCCAACGCTCCAGGCCTGGTGATTACCAGTTACGGAGTTGTTCTATCCGAATTCAGTAGCATAGCTGCCAGAAACGGAGACAAGAGCTTTCACAACGGCCTCTTCTCCCTAAAGTTCTTCCGCATTATTATCGACGAGGCACACCATATCAAGAACAGGTCATCCAAGACTGCAAAGGCTTGCTACGAAATATCAGCCTACCATAGATGGGCTCTGACGGGAACTCCCATCGTCAACAAATTAGAAGATTTGTTTAGTCTTGTCAGATTCCTAGGCGTGGAACCTTGGAACAACTTTTCGTTCTGGCGAACATTTATTACTGTGCCTTTCGAATCAGGCGACTTTATGCGGGCCTTGGATGTTGTACAAACAGTCCTAGAACCTCTCGTCCTACGACGTACAAAGGACATGAAAACACCCGACGGCAAACCGCTTGTGCTCCTACCACCTAAGCAAGTCGAAATTGTTGATGTGGAGCTATCGGAAACGGAACGAGATGTGTATAGTTACATTTTCAACAAAGCGAAACGAACGTTTTCGCAGAACGTTGAAGCGGGTACTGTCATGAAAGCCTTTACCACCATCTTTGCACAGATCCTGCGTCTTCGCCAATCTTGCTGTCATCCCATCCTCGTCCGCAATCGTGATATTGtggcagatgaagaagaagctggagctgctgctgatgccgCTGCTGGACTGGCAGATGATATGGACCTTGAGTCGCTTATCGCTTCTTTCACGGCAGAGACAGATGAGGCTTCGAAGGAGACTAACCAGACCTTCGGTGCTCATGCCTTGGAACAGATAcgtgatgaggctgagaatgAATGCCCTCTATGTTTTGAAGAGCCGATGAATGATCAGACCGTGACTGGGTGTTGGCACTCTGCGTGTAAAAAGTGCTTGCTTGATTATATCAAGCATCAGACTGGCAAGGGCGAAGTGCCTCGGTGTTTCAGTTGTCGTGAGCCGATCAACAAACGTGACCTGTTTGAGGTCGTTCGACACGACGATGACCCTGATatgatgatgtcgaagaATCCTAAGATCAGCCTGCAACGAGTTGGTGTTAATGCTTCTTCAGCAAAGGTGGTTGCACTGATGTCTGAATTGCGGAGTCTGAGACGAGAACATCCCAAGATGAAGTCTGTGGTGTTCTCCCAGTTCACGTCTTTTCTTAGCCTTATCGAGCCTGCTCTCACTCGTGCGAACATCAAGTTCCTGCGACTTGACGGGTCTATGGCCCAGAAAGCTCGAGCGGCTGTACTTAACGAGTTCACCGAGAGAAAAGGGTTCACGATCCTATTGCTGAGTTTGCGTGCTGGAGGTGTCGGGTTAAATCTGACGAGCGCTGGCCGAGTATTCATGATGGATCCCTGGTGGAGTTTTGCAGTCGAGGCTCAGGCCATCGATCGAGTACACAGAATGGGACAAGAGTCGGAAGTACAAGTCAAGAGATTTGTGGTCAAGGAAAGTGTGGAAGAGCGGATGCTGAAGGTCCAGGAGCGGAAGAAGTTCAT AGCATCCTCTTTGGGCATGAtgagtgatgaagagaaaaagcTCCAAC CGTTCTTTGAGCATATTTACAACCTGGATAACCCTTCGTTAAGGTCTGGAGAAGTAGTCGAGGGACAAAGCAACGGCGTTGCTGCAGCTCACGACTCGATCTCTCAAAAGGACCCAGAGATCAAGCAAGAGTTTGAGGACGAGCTAGAAGAGACACAAGTTGGTGAGATTGAAACCGATACAAAGTCTGTACCCAAGGACAACCTTAAAGACCCAGACGACGATTACGACAGCGACGACGAGCATCATCTTTGCTCCATACTTCTCTACTTTATATCAAAGACTCTTCTGAACCATCTCAGAGACGAACCTGAAGACATACCAATGGACCGCTTTGCCGAACAGTTCTTTGGTCGTCAGGACCAGTCTTCACGCTCTCGACCTCCTGAGGATCCCAGCTTCATGGAAACATTCGCAAAGAATTTGGCCAAATCCGCTGCTAAATCTGCCGCCAGAAAAGCCATGGGTCAATCATCTTCTGAGAAACGAACTCGCGATGGCACACGAAGCGGAAACCAGATCAACCCTGAAGACTTCCGTGGTGTAGCTGAGTTCGTTCTTGGTATGCTTGGCGGCAAGAATGAACAGCCCCGAAGAGACGACGATCGcaagaaggataagaagaggaagagagataaagatAAGGAGAGGAGCAGAGAAGCACCGAGGAGTAgggatgttgaagatggcggtGATAAATACGGATCTGATAAAGAACGTCGAAAGAGACGTCGTCACCGCGTAACCTTTGCAGAACCATACTACGAGTCTCCTCGTCCAGAAGGGACTTACTACGCCCAGCCCTACGAGCCTCGTCGCGACGATGACAAAGAAGAGCGCCgccgtcgtcgtcgtcaacgTCGATACAAGCGCGACCTAGATCTCAAGACCCTTAAGACAGAGTTGGAAGCCATGTCGAGCACTATAATCTCTTTGAACGCAAGAGGCGCCAAACATCGGGACT ACATTTTCTCATTCGCGATGCCTTCCATCAGTCTCACTCACAATTCAACAATCCTCAATCACCTTGCACCGTATATCACGACAGAAACACACACTACAAAGCCAACAACTCAAAGTTACGATCACGCTCACGACTTCAAACCTCTCCCATCAAGAGCCCTTCACAAGCTTCATCGTCGAGACACAGCTCCGGAAATCATAGGGATAGTCGTCGGTTTAACTCTCCTTGCCGCTATCATCGGAGTCGGCTTATTTGTATGGAACTGGAACATCTTCAGGCAGCTCAAG GACATTTCAACGCAAGTGTCGAAGATGACCCTGAATATGTCGAGCTTGAGTCTCGTGAACTTCATCACCGCCATGGAGTCCGTCACCACCCTAACTGCCGACATCACAGGCTTCACCACGgacatcgacatcatcgtTCAGGCCCTCGAAGACCGGAGCCGATATTTCAGATGCCCAATCCCTGTCATCTACATCCACTTCACCCACCGAATGAGATGGATGCACCTCAGATACATGATGGACTGA
- a CDS encoding Squalene/phytoene synthase-domain-containing protein yields the protein MYRPRLLGQSLRGFTHARTCRRTYITDADVESARRYCLTQLQNSDYDAHLIRRFVPSPVQDTYAALRTLNLELVRLPELVSNPTIGSFRMKFWQESIDNTFAGRPPREPICILLHKGLQDLEARDGNSTKKSIKFWISRLIKTREKHMTNRPFANLASLEEYAENTYSTLMYATLASLPLRSMHVDHLASHIGKACGIAAVLRGIPVLAAPPPPVNTPSGQVPAVREPALLLPLDAMAEAGVKEEEVFRQGPNAPGLQDAVFQVATRANDHLITAREMLKRLKAGEDPGHEFEHQGEAEHLYTEGSDTLREIRQGFGVLLEAIPSAQYLQRLEQADFNPFAVKTAGWKLPWNRCPTCHELPPLKWLILGAQNSRSARNSSSLGDIKLFRDNIILTVDVITKMLYELIAIVRPGSLSEVKEIAQTVGSLVLKNGGVVRGLANWGVFSLPKPISVHQMKHTHGHYFVMRYDAASKVHQDVRNTLRLEPRMIRAAHVKLGDGKLESLARFGPPKWKTTGSEA from the exons ATGTATCGCCCAAGACTATTGGGCCAGAGCCTTCGGGGCTTCACCCACGCCCGAACATGTCGCCGAACATATATCACAGATGCTGATGTTGAATCTGCAAGAAGATACTGCTTGACACAGTTACA AAACAGCGACTATGATGCTCATCTCATTCGCCGCTTCGTCCCCTCTCCAGTACAAGACACCTACGCTGCTCTCCGTACcctcaaccttgagcttgttcgTCTCCCTGAGCTCGTCTCTAACCCTACGATTGGATCCTTTCGAATGAAATTCTGGCAAGAATCCATTGACAACACTTTCGCGGGTCGTCCCCCTCGCGAACCCATTTGCATCCTCCTTCACAAGGGTCTACAAGATCTGGAGGCCCGTGATGGCAATTCTACCAAGAAATCTATAAAATTTTGGATCTCGAGATTAATAAAAACGAGAGAAAAGCATATGACAAACAGGCCCTTTGCGAATTTGGCGAGCTTGGAGGAGTATGCTGAGAATACATATTCGACTCTCATGTACGCGACATTAGCATCACTTCCGCTGAGATCAATGCATGTCGATCATCTCGCAAGTCATATCGGAAAGGCTTGTGGTATCGCTGCGGTCCTACGTGGCATCCCTGTTCTGGcggctcctcctcctccagtaAATACACCTTCTGGTCAGGTTCCAGCAGTGCGAGAGCCTGCGCTTCTTCTGCCATTGGATGCTATGGCTGAAGCAGGAGttaaggaggaggaggtcTTCAGGCAGGGACCCAATGCTCCCGGACTTCAAGATGCTGTATTCCAGGTCGCGACACGAGCCAATGACCACCTCATCACGGCCCGAGAGATGCTCAAGCGGCTCAAGGCAGGAGAGGATCCAGGTCATGAGTTTGagcatcaaggagaagctgaGCATTTGTATACCGAGGGAAGCGACACATTGAGAGAGATCCGTCAGGGATTTGGAGTGCTTCTTGAAGCTATCCCTTCGGCACAGTACTTGCAACGTCTAGAGCAAGCAGATTTCAACCCATTCGCTGTCAAGACAGCTGGCTGGAAACTGCCATGGA ATAGATGCCCCACTTGTCATGAGCTCCCGCCATTGAAGTGGCTAATCCTCGGAGCCCAAAATTCGAGATCCGCCAGAAATTCATCCAGCTTGGGCGACATCAAATTGTTCCGCGACAATATCATTCTTACTGTAGAtgtcatcaccaagatgCTCTACGAATTAATTGCAATT GTCCGACCGGGCAGCCTCTCCGAGGTGAAGGA AATCGCCCAAACCGTCGGTTCCCTCGTCCTCAAGAATGGCGGTGTCGTCCGCGGTCTCGCCAACTGGGGTGTCTTCTCCCTACCGAAGCCTATCTCAGTGCATCAGATGAAGCACACACACGGCCATTACTTTGTCATGCGATACGATGCCGCCTCAAAGGTTCACCAAGACGTACGAAATACATTGCGCCTCGAGCCCCGTATGATTCGCGCCGCCCATGTCAAGCTCGGAGACGGAAAGCTTGAGTCATTGGCTAGATTTGGACCGCCCAAGTGGAAGACGACTGGTAGTGAGGCATAA
- a CDS encoding BRCT domain-containing protein has product MASPRANEEEDIQIDSAEPLKGIVVCCTSIPAEHRTSIASKVAELGGIHKYDLTPDVTHLIVGDYDTPKYRHVARERPDIKAMDAAWIEELSEIWKNDEEIDYRQLENKHQLKPLERRGIDPTLQPQKGEPARDSLLICLTGFGDQRDEIANKITSNGGLYTGDLTRRCTHLIVNKPEGKKYTAARAWGIHPVTLAWLEQSISRGMILEEAKFDPTLPHEEQGKGAWVTRELKRTMSKRSKSVIAGGAEEGPRKLRKTASMKLSSQRNNIWGDILGRSTSRDYSFAQENKEDGNQAQVQQRQRAEAQPEPPAPIVPEEDQGIFGSCYFYIHGFNAQRTSVLEQTLVTLGATLCSSLNEAALGRTPKPPRSRFLIVPQTSQPNTHPQETYDNLHVVTEYYIEKCLHNKQYFDPGEHVLGRPFTFFPIPAFSDLIICSAAFTGIELNQVARATVQLGAKFDGEFRKTTSVLICKDITSMRKEKLRVALKWGIPVVSADWFWECIRTGFKVPLDDYIFPEIKERYSETSQPEPKPTSRTAPEARLHQKPMQRTHSEPVSKSTKSHITKPPHGAGVDTSAFDHDSPEKVSRKMTAKPVSVISPDFVTARTHQTTTNSLPKDKDFDSPLAEVPQARLNRSPSPTKHTTLPRSRSDSTSKVNTTTSRTEETTDNPPTPQENIQQAKQQENAEQARLRAKAAERQALSSKLTSLIETTTPNLPSFASDETEQPAPRPRKRQLFGRAISNASNASSAASRSAAEFHDVFGEEDKDPENQESEPPATQLEYRDDKAKECRAALMSRMMGSGGVEVKAAASTATQNIVPGPTRTLRKR; this is encoded by the exons ATGGCCTCACCTCGCGCgaatgaagaggaagatataCAAATTGATTCAGCAGAACCTCTCAAGGGCATCGTCGTCTGCTGTACAAGTATTCCTGCTGAGCATCGT ACCAGCATCGCTTCCAAAGTTGCCGAGCTTGGTGGTATTCATAAATACGATCTCACACCCGACGTAACCCATCTTATTGTTGGTGACTACGACACACCCAAATATCGCCATGTCGCTCGTGAACGCCCCGATATCAAGGCCATGGATGCCGCCTGGATCGAAGAACTTAGCGAGATATGGAAGAACGACGAAGAGATTGATTATCGACAGCTCGAGAATAAGCACCAACTGAAGCCCCTAGAGAGGCGAGGCATCGATCCTACACTCCAGCCACAAAAAGGAGAGCCAGCAAGAGATTCGCTGCTGATTTGTTTGACTGGCTTTGGCGACCAGAGGGACGAAATCGCAAATAAAATCACATCGAATGGAGGCTTATATACGGGCGACTTGACGAGACGGTGCACACACCTAATCGTCAACAAACCAGAAGGCAAGAAATATACTGCAGCCAGAGCATGGGGCATTCACCCAGTCACCCTCGCCTGGCTTGAACAATCTATCTCTCGAGGGATGATCTTGGAAGAAGCCAAATTCGACCCGACATTACCTCACGAGGAGCAAGGGAAGGGCGCATGGGTTACAAGAGAACTGAAACGTACAATGAGCAAGCGATCAAAGTCTGTCATTGCAGGTGGCGCTGAGGAGGGCCCTAGGAAGCTCAGGAAGACTGCCAGCATGAAGCTCAGTTCACAGCGTAATAACATCTGGGGCGATATCCTCGGTCggtcaacatcaagagaTTATTCCTTCGCTCAGGAAAATAAGGAAGACGGAAACCAAGCTCAGGTCCAACAGCGACAGCGTGCAGAAGCTCAGCCTGAGCCACCAGCTCCTATAGTCCCAGAAGAAGACCAGGGCATTTTTGGGAGCTGTTACTTTTACATACATGGATTCAACGCACAAAGAACTTCCGTCCTCGAGCAAACACTCGTCACCCTCGGGGCCACTCTTTGCTCATCATTAAATGAGGCCGCTCTGGGAAGAACTCCAAAGCCACCTCGCAGCCGGTTTCTGATTGTTCCTCAGACATCTCAGCCTAACACTCACCCTCAGGAAACCTACGATAACCTCCATGTTGTGACAGAATACTATATCGAAAAGTGCCTTCACAACAAGCAATACTTTGACCCTGGGGAACACGTTCTCGGTCGACCATTCACCTTCTTCCCCATACCGGCGTTTTCGGATCTTATCATATGCAGTGCTGCTTTTACTGGTATCGAGCTCAATCAAGTTGCCAGAGCCACTGTTCAGTTAGGAGCCAAGTTTGATGGAGAGTTTCGTAAAACTACAAGCGTGCTAATTTGCAAGGACATCACTTCTATGCGCAAGGAGAAGTTGCGCGTGGCTCTGAAATGGGGCATTCCTGTTGTTTCAGCAGATTGGTTCTGGGAGTGTATCCGTACGGGCTTCAAGGTCCCTCTCGACGATTATATATTCCCTGAGATTAAAGAAAGATACTCAGAAACCTCTCAGCCTGAACCTAAACCAACCTCTAGAACCGCCCCTGAAGCACGATTGCATCAAAAGCCCATGCAGCGCACTCATTCAGAACCGGTGTCCAAGTCAACGAAGAGTCATATCACGAAACCTCCACACGGCGCTGGCGTCGATACCTCGGCCTTTGATCATGATTCGCCTGAGAAGGTCTCTCGAAAAATGACTGCGAAACCTGTCTCGGTCATCTCACCAGACTTTGTCACAGCACGCACTCACCAAACAACAACGAATAGTCTACCTAAGGACAAAGACTTTGACTCACCTCTTGCTGAGGTTCCTCAAGCACGTCTAAACAGATCTCCATCACCCACCAAACATACCACATTGCCTCGCTCTCGCTCCGATTCCACAAGCAAAGTTAACACTACAACTTCTCGCACTGAGGAAACCACAGACAATCCTCCAACTCCACAAGAAAATATACAGCAAGCGAAACAACAGGAAAATGCAGAGCAAGCTCGTCTTCGCGCTAAAGCCGCAGAGCGCCAGGCCCTCTCCTCAAAACTTACCTCACTCATTGAGACCACAACACCAAATCTCCCCTCCTTCGCCTCCGATGAAACCGAACAACCAGCCCCAAGACCTCGCAAGCGTCAGCTATTCGGCCGTGCCATCAGCAATGCCTCCAATGCCAGCAGTGCTGCCTCACGCTCGGCGGCTGAGTTCCACGACGTATTTGGCGAAGAGGACAAAGATCCAGAAAACCAAGAATCCGAGCCCCCAGCAACGCAGTTGGAATATCGTGACGATAAGGCGAAGGAGTGTCGAGCTGCTCTGATGAGTCGCATGATGGGCAGTGGTGGTGTCGAGGTGAAGGCAGCAGCGTCTACAGCGACACAAAATATAGTACCAGGACCAACGCGAACATTGAGAAAACGATAG